The following coding sequences are from one Triticum aestivum cultivar Chinese Spring chromosome 5A, IWGSC CS RefSeq v2.1, whole genome shotgun sequence window:
- the LOC123103027 gene encoding cytochrome P450 90A4, with product MDAGALQLAAAAVAIVVVAALVCRWFLVACAVGVRKQRPRLPPGSTGLPLIGETLRLISAYKTPNPEPFIDERVARHGGVFTTHIFGERTVFSADPAFNRLLLAAEGRAVSCSYPSSITTLLGAHSLLLKRGTAHKRLHSLTLTRLGRPASQPLLAHIERLVLATMRQWEPTATVRLLDEAKKITFNLTVKQLVSIEPGPWTESLRREYVKLIDGFFSIPFPFASFLPFTTYGQALKSRKKVAGALREVIRKRMEERGEENGVKEEMDGKREKKDMVEELLEAEGGSFSEEEMVDFCLSLLVAGYETTSVLMTVAVKFLTETPAALAQLKEEHENMTKMKGENQPLEWVDYKSMTFTQSVINETLRVANIIGGVFRRANTDIHFKGYTIPKGCKIFASFRAVHLNNEHYENARTFDPWRWQSNNKLQNEVGANLFTPFGGGPRLCPGYELARVVISVFLHHLVLRFSWEAAEEDRLVFFPTTRTLKGYPINLRRRSESV from the exons ATGGACGCCGGCGCGCtccagctcgccgccgccgccgttgccatcgtcgtcgtcgccgcgttGGTATGCAGATGGTTCCTTGTGGCGTGCGCGGTCGGGGTCCGGAAGCAGAGACCGCGGCTCCCGCCGGGCAGCACGGGGCTGCCCCTGATCGGCGAGACGCTGCGGCTGATCTCTGCATACAAGACGCCCAACCCGGAGCCCTTCATTGACGAGCGCGTGGCGCGGCACGGGGGcgtcttcaccacccacatcttcggCGAGCgcaccgtcttctccgccgaccCGGCCTTcaaccgcctcctcctcgccgccgaggGCCGCGCCGTGAGCTGCAGCTACCCTTCCTCCATCACCACGCTCCTCGGCGCGCACTCCCTGCTCCTCAAACGGGGCACCGCCCACAAGCGCCTCCACTCGCTCACCCTCACCCGCCTCGGGCGCCCCGCCTCGCAGCCCCTGCTCGCGCACATCGAGCGCCTCGTGCTCGCCACCATGCGCCAGTGGGAGCCCACCGCCACCGTGCGTCTCCTCGACGAGGCAAAGAAGATCACCTTCAACCTCACCGTCAAGCAGCTCGTCAGCATCGAGCCCGGGCCATGGACCGAGAGCCTCCGCCGCGAATACGTCAAGCTCATCGATGGCTTCTTCTCCATCCCCTTCCCTTTCGCCTCATTCCTCCCCTTCACCACCTACGGCCAGGCCCTCAAG TCGAGGAAGAAGGTGGCCGGAGCGTTGAGGGAGGTGATAAGGAAGAGGATggaggagagaggagaggagaaTGGGGTCAAGGAGGAGATGGACggaaagagggagaagaaggacaTGGTGGAGGAGCTTCTTGAGGCGGAGGGTGGGAGCTTCTCGGAGGAGGAGATGGTGGACTTCTGCCTGTCCCTGCTTGTTGCTGGGTACGAGACCACCTCCGTCCTCATGACGGTGGCCGTCAAGTTCCTCACCGAGACGCCGGCGGCGCTGGCACAGCTCAAG GAAGAGCATGAAAATATGACAAAGATGAAAGGTGAAAATCAACCCCTAGAGTGGGTCGATTACAAGTCAATGACCTTCACCCAAAGT GTGATCAATGAGACACTTCGTGTGGCTAACATAATCGGTGGGGTATTCAGGCGAGCAAACACTGATATTCATTTTAAAG GTTACACTATCCCGAAGGGCTGCAAAATATTTGCTTCGTTCCGAGCTGTGCACCTCAACAATGAACACTATGAGAATGCCCGGACGTTTGACCCATGGAGATGGCAG AGCAACAACAAACTTCAGAACGAGGTAGGGGCCAACTTATTTACTCCCTTTGGCGGTGGACCTCGGTTGTGCCCTGGCTACGAGCTCGCTCGGGTTGTCATCTCTGTTTTCCTCCATCATCTTGTACTGCGCTTTAG CTGGGAAGCGGCTGAGGAAGATAGGCTCGTCTTCTTCCCCACCACTCGAACCCTCAAAGGATATCCGATCAATCTCAGGCGGCGATCGGAGTCTGTTTGA